Part of the Pangasianodon hypophthalmus isolate fPanHyp1 chromosome 9, fPanHyp1.pri, whole genome shotgun sequence genome is shown below.
ATTGCATAAATCTTtcaaatatttctaatatatcTGAAAATAAGACAATGTATATAGTACTTTTATCTATGTATGTGAAGACATTTGGAATAATGTCCAGTCATACATCTGGTTTAAGCTTAGAATGGCTACACAGCTTAAATACTAAATCAGGCCTTTTATAAGCAAAGGACCATTTAGGTGATGCTATAATCTTTCTTCTACTTTTCTTCTACCTTCATCCACACCGTATGTTACGGCTGCTTTAAAGTGGACCACAGAGAACTTGTCCAACAAATGGATGTGAACCTCATAGCTTGTGTTTTCACAGAAGCCCTGCTAAAATGGACCTGAACCTACAGTATATGAGTCCATGCTGGTGATGATGTCTTTACACATGTGGCAGTAAGAATATTTTTCTGTCCGTGATAAAGACTAAAAGTCTTTTGGACATCTTTAAACTGTGTGGCGGTTGTATTCGTAAGAAGGGTCAAGGCCATCATGGTGGAACTCTCGCCACTGCTCTGTACTCTCCTGGGTTCTCTCATCCTGCTCTGTGAAGAACATGagattcagttcaattcaattttatttgtatgccGCTTTTAACACattgacattgtcacaaagcagctttacaggaatatataaattcaggatatacattttaaatttagaaatttatgACTGAGGTAGATAAAGATAGATTGTAGAGAATCTCTataacagaaagacagatactgtagatagatagatagatagatagatagatagatagatttatcAGAGATTGCGATATTCACCATTATGCTCTTCCTCTGCATAATTTTCAAACTCATTCCTCTGCTCCTCGTGATATTCTCTCTTCCTTTCATCAGCTGCCAGTCTCTGTCGCTGCTCAACTAAAGgccaaatatatttttttaaaaagacgtTGAGTTAAAGGCAATCAAtggaaatgtgaaatgaaaggaaatcaGTGAAAACCAGATCAAAACTGCATTGTTTTTGTAGTTAAAATTAGAGTTGCACAAATAATTAATCTGGTCATTAATCAGAGTTTTGGGTTATGGTTATATCACTTCATACCATTCCtaattttaaaattgtactACTCAAGCAGATGAAATAACAACTCACAGACTCGCTTAAGTTCTAACATACTGTAAAATGATGTACACATTTCATGTAGCTACACTATATAGAAATACAAACATGCCTAGTGATAATCACATTTctatctagttttttttttttttttttttttttttttaggggttGCATGACAGCTTCTGAGTAGTTAACATTAAACTATGGTACAAAATGCTTCTTAGAGAAAAAGATGGACCTGCTGTCCTTCCAGCTCAAGGCTTGTTGAAGCAAAGAGCTGTTTTTCCAGATAACATTGTACAACCTTTGATATCCTCGGTCACCACATTGGAATTTGTTTTATTCTACCTTTCGCTCACATATTTCGTATATTGATCTTGAAGGCGTTTCTCTATTCAGGACATGATTCTGAAACACATAGCTGTGACTGCCTATGATTAGAAAGCCATTATATACAAGTTTTACTagttgcaaaaaaaacaaaaaaataaacagataccAGGGTCAGGAAATCTTAGCTGAACAGGAAATCACaaccataaaaaataaataaggccacacacactgtgtgcagCTTCTCTTTGAACCGTATTGCAAGGTGATGATGAAAAAGCTGGCTTCTCCATGATGGCCTGTGGCTCCTGCTCACCGCTGTGTTTAGACCGGGCTGCATTCCTCAACTGACTGCAACCACACCATCACCTGGGGAACCTATAAACTATAAACCTCCCTctccttttttccatttccatttgttttctTGTATCATTAAAAATCCTCCATCAAAAAGAGGTCAGGTCCATGTATCTCTAGGCAAATTATATCCAGCTAAGGATCTGATGGTCAAAACAGACCTGAATGTAGTATTGCATATCTACACAACCACATTTGTTAAagattaaaagcattaaaagcatttttttttcttattgtcaTACCACTCAAAAATGATGATTTTGATATAACACCTTTGAAGTACTTGTAAAGTTTATATTGTCCTTGCCATTGACAGTACTGCTTCCACCATGAGAAATATTATCCATAGCAATTATGACTTATACATCATCTTATTCAACAATCAACTGCAGCAGAAAGATTATCTGGAGAAACATAAACTAACTCACCGTTGAGTTCATCTTGTGATTTCACTGCCCTTCTGCCACGGCGCTTGAAAAAGCTGGTGGCATCTCTCTCTTCCATGAAAATCCTTCTTAGCCCACCTTAggattcatacacacacagtaatgagGAACATGGATGACACATATCATCCATCTGAGCAATCAGTGAACCATTTCACCCAGGACATACTGGACAAATCCCCATATTAGCACTTTTGTTCTGAGGAGCTTATAATCATTAGTGTCGGATGAAGGTGAGAGCTGATATTGTTTTTGTCACCTTGTAGGCCCGCTGCTTTCTTACGCACTTTGCCATCAGGTGCACTTGCAGTGTCAACCTCGTAAAACACTGGAATAGACCAGAAAGAATGTCACAGGTAAGTGTTTCCAACTCAGTCTCGTACGACACACTTAAACGATCATACCACCACTGCTGATTTTTTTAGTCCAAACGTGTAATAtccagaaagtgaaaaaaacaaatacactcCATATGAAGTGTAGGTTaaaaaacattctccatcaccTGTGCTTCATACTCACAGGTGAGGACGAACAGCAGAGCCAGACAGGTGAGCAAGGCATGGCGCATCCAAGACATTTTTAGACCTGTGTTCAAGCTACAGAAGGGAACCACACAGGAATACAAGCAAGCTCTGACGTGAGGTGGAGTTTGTTACTGAGGAGTGCCAGTAGGAATTCAGGAGATCAGTCATGGGAGGAGCGCGGTACTTTGTCTCTGGAGGGTAGGCCATCATGGCAGTTATGGCATCAGGAGTTGAATAATAAGTAAGTTTAGTTTGTATAGTTTATCATAGCCAAGGCTGCTTTACCGAACAGCATACACAACtacataaagtgtttattttttttccaagttatGCTATGTGTTGCTAGGTTTGTTATGAAGTAATATCCGGTAGCATGTAGCTCTGCTGCCTCCCAGCTCTTGGGGGTGGTGGGGTAAGAAAAGTAATTTTATAGTGTTTGCTGCTTCTAATGAAAAAGGTGAGGATCACTTCGACTCACTACAGAGCACATGGACTGCAATGGAGTAACATTCAGTTAGTAAAATCTGACAAAGATGGACAGGGAACTCCATGTCGCTGTTTCACAAGTGTCTGCAACACTTAGAAAAAAAGAGTACCGAACTGTAACTTTCTTTATTGCTCAGGTAGTaccattaatttttttgtacgTTTAATATGTACCTGTCAGCTGGAAAGgtggatatagtgtacctttttCTGGTCCTTGTGGAGTGCAGGAAGGTGCTATTGTGTGCCTCAAATGCCATTTAATGGAAAAGAGCACCTTTTGGCCTGCATTCAAGTACCCTTGTGCAATCACTTACTTTACCCAATTAGCACCTGTCTTCAGGCAGAAGAGCCCTATTAGCACACTCACTGGCAGGCAACAGTGATATGTGCATcgggaggatttttttttttaaacaaaaccttTTCAGCATAAACATGCTAAAACAAATCCGTTTTCACTTGTAAAATTAATATAGAACTTGTGCAcacttttaattcataatttttcaATAGTTTTATCAATGAAATAAACATGGAGTTCTATTAAGAGAATAGATTTTttgaagctgtttttttcacCAGAGCATTCACAAAGGTATTTCAGATTCACTGGGTCTTTTTtgcagaggttttttttctaacaaGCAAGTGGAAAGACtaagtactatatatatatggagCAGTGGTGAAAATTAAATTCTATCTAGTATGTATGATTCTTGTGCAGTTACACAACATTTAGTGTTCAGAATTTAGTACTAGTGTCCTAGTATTActactttaaaatattacatacatgaaaatataaagtgtattattatataaagtGTGATTTATCCTACTCTAAAAGTGAGACATATGGTACCAGTCAAGGAGGTTGTCAGGAGCTTGTTCGGAGGTCCTGGGACTCACTTGGCATGACCATGTGCCTCATACTGACATATTTGTTAAGATCAAGTGCAGAAGTATTGAGGCTGCAATCACCCAATACCAACTACACTGGGTAGGTCATCTTATTAGGATGCCCTAAAACATGTTACATGGCTGACACTCAGTAGGTGGGCAGAAGAAATGGTGTAAAGACAAGTTGAAGGTTTTGCTGAAAAGTACATAACACCTGAGAACCTGGAGGACGCCGCTGATGACTGTAACACCTGGTGGCATCTCACGCTTGAGCAGAGGGAAGATGCACAggggaaatgttttttttttctgtagggattgtaggaagaaaaaaaacaactgaatttttattataatgaagTTGGACAGTGAATATTAgtgaaaatgtataattgtacAAAAACTGCAGACAACATGTGTGTCGATGATATTTTTAGGCTCTATATTTTCACACCTGTTAAAAACCctggctggtccccatgaggaattttattttattcatttatttattttaaataatagttaaTTTTTACAAAGTTAAAGTAAAACAATGTGTGTtttgggtatatatatatatatatatatacacacacacacacacacatatacatacatgcagatatatacacatacatactgtgtgtgtgtgtgagagagagactgtacaGTTATTATCCAATAGTAACAAATGACAATTTGAGGACAGTTGTGTcattcttaattattttttcttttttcttttatatatatatatatatatatatatatatatatatatatatatatatatatatacaagtaGATTTCAATGTTTACTAAGGTTTAGGTAAAGTTTGGTTTAGTCTAcatgtgcaggtgtgtgtgtgtgtgtgtgtgtgtgttgaatgatAAATCTAACAAGGCTAGAGATAACATGCTCAAACACAACCTAGGGTTCAACTGCCCTGCACTGAGGAGGGGTTCATTAGATGTCATATGATTGGTCTGTTGAGCCTGGTGGCCTCCACCAAATGTGGTCCCTCACTTATCTTCCGTCAGTTCAAAACCTGAGTGGACATCTAACCTGTTAGACAAAAGTAGCACAATGCCTCGTTTTACTGTACATGTACGCGATGAGTGGCTGACTGTGCCCTGTAAGGATACGTCCTGCAGTATACAGTGGTTAGGAGTGGAGGCTCTCAAGCGCTATGTCAAGAACAAGCCTGATAATGGAGGGTTCACTCATGTCAAAGATGTGTGCTTTGTGGCCAGGAGGTGTCAGGGGCAAGGACTGTTGGATGCTGATGATACGATAGAGGACGTCTTGGAAGACAATGACTTTGTTGAGCTTGGTAATGTTCAGCACATTCTACTTTCTTTTATTGCATTTACACTTCTCTTGAGCTTGCTGTAATAAAACCTAATAACTGATTTTGTTTTCGATGATGAATGTTCAGTGATGTGTCCTTGTCATATTTTGATTTGTCTAGAGATAAAAGGAGACACCATGTCTTCTGACTTTATTCCTAGCCAACCTGGAATGTCATATCTGTATCCTTATAAAACATCATTTTATCAAAATATAACACCTCAGATCAAGTATTCAGAGTGTGATCACTGCAAACTGTAATTCATGTGTCTGTTAGGTTTATTTAGAAATGCACTATTTGAACACTTGCCCTCCTTAACAAGCATAACCAGAACAAGAGCCTACAGAGAACCAGAGGAGGTGAGAATGTTTCATTCCTAACAGAACTGACAAAAAGGTTGTAATCTCTGAATTATccattaggggaaaaaaaacatcatgaatATGACATCTTCAAACAATGAAATTTTAGATCAGCTTATCATTATGAACGCTGATGGGATATTCCAAGCACCTTTAAAGTGAGTTTGACTGATCAAAAAGAGATGGCATTATTATAAAATCTCCTGAGTGATGTGTTGATCTGTGTATAGTACCTTTTCCTAGATGGCAACAGTCTGAATTCCACTGATCTAGTCAACCTAGGAAGAGGCCATTACAAGATTAAGGTATAGACCTGTTGCAAATATTACATAATTGATATGTCATTCACATCAATATGTCATTTGGAATCActttaatattctaatattaattattgCAGTATTTTTTGCAACACTCTACTAAAACCCATTACACTACCAACTCACTTTTAAAAGCTTCCACACTGAAACAAAGCACACTTAGTGATAAAGGTTGGTTGTTATTATAACCAGTTGACCCCTGAGGCTGAGAGAAAAGTAGAGCAGTCCAGAGAACTTCTAGACACcatagtgaaagaaaaaaaaggtaagcAGGTTACATTTTATAGATGTCATTTTATCTGTTAGTGTGTAAAAGACTGTGttctgaactgaactgaactacATTCCCTATATTATAGCATTCATATTAGAAAAGGATTGTGCTGCTTTGACATTGTAAAGTCcctaaacattttaaaatttggtACCTATAGTGGATGAAATAAGACTATACTTATATCCAATTGTTTGCTGTACTGTCCAGTTGTGTATGGGATCACCACTGGATTTGGGAAGTTCGCTCGGACCGTCATCCCCATCAGCAAACTCAAGTACAATCACACTTTTGATAGTTTGAGTAAATGGGTGTAAAATTTAGCCCAACAGATTTACGTGCATGAAAACTGCTTAAGCATGTTTATGATATTTCTCTTTTATAGGGAACTACAGGAGAATCTTATTCGCTCACACTCAGCAGGTGAGACGATAGCTAAGATTTTCAGTATCTTGCTATTTACCATTAACTAAATTTTCCACTAACTGATCTGAATTGTATTGCTgtatttcttgtgtgtgtgtgtgtgtgtgtgtgtgtgtgtgtaggtgtgggcAGCCCTCTGAGCCCTGAGAGGACCCGCATGTTGCTGGCCCTCAGAATAAATGTCCTGGCTAAAGGACACAGCGGGATCTCTCTGGAAACCCTGCACAGTATGATACAGGCTTTCAACGGTACATAAAAGCTTTTAGTAGTTACACTTGGCAAGCATTCATTGATACAGATTTGTTCTTTCTGCCAAGAAACACAAGACACACAGAGACCTGTTAGAGGTCTCTTTGTTATGTGTATCTTTTACTATCCTTTGGGACTCAAAAAGCCTTTTAAATACCATGCTATTTCCTCTTGTCTCCTCAGCGTCCTGTTTGTCTTTCGTTCCTGAGAAGGGAACAGTGGGTGCCAGTGGAGACCTCGCTCCTCTCTCACACTTAGCTctggggctgatgggagaaGGGAAAATGTGGTCACCTAAGAGTGGGTGGGCCGATGCAAAATATGTACGATCCTAGTTCTCCAACAGTGTCCATGTGTTTACAAACCTTAATGATAAAAGCATTAAGAAATATATTTGCTTTTCACAGCAAATCTTTTAAGTCTGACCTTTGCATTGCACACAGGTTCTGGAAGCACACGGACTAAAGCCTATATCACTGAAACCAAAAGAGGTATTACTCTAATCATTCCCGTCAGGCTTTAACCATGTTTATCTGTCTTTGTGTTGACATAGTGGTGATGGCCTCAGCTAGAAAATGCGCCCTTGACCCTTCTGAAGCTTGGTTTTGTAACACCCTGGGATTATAGAAAAGGCTAACTATAGGAAggctgaaacagaaaaaaatacaatccaGAAAAATACTGCTTAACATTGTTGTAGATGCTAGAAACAGGTTATGCATTTTTGCAATCAATATTAACAAAGCTGGAAAGAAGGTGTTACTGTAATTTAAAAGGGGTTGTGTTAAGGAAGGATGATATGATTGCTTTAACATTCTACTTGTCCTGATATGCAGGGTTTGGCTCTGATTAATGGGACTCAGATGATCACCTCAATGGGAGCAGAGGCTGTAGAGAGAGCAGAGTCCATCGCCAGACAGGCCGATATCATTGCTGCACTCACTCTAGAAGTCCTAAAGGGGACCACGAAAGCATTTGACAGTGGTGAGAAAATACTTTCCATTCTCcttcatataaaatatattagaaCATTAGAATATTTAGGAAATGTAACCAGTCCAAGAAAATGTtattcataaattatttaacaaaaaaagcttCACTGTGATGCCCAAATTTTTCCTTCAGCCTTTCTGACCAAGTAGTACCATTTTCCTCATGTGTATATAACTTATGAGTTATATCGTCTCTTTTGATTGAGGTGTATAGAGGTGTAAGAGTGTAGAATCACATACCTGAGTTAAATCTATCTCCAGTGTCTGTCCTTCAGAAGCACAGAGCTGCCTGCTACCTATATGCTAAGAGAAAACAGATTGACAGAACTGCAATATGCTTACTCAGATATACAGTGCCtataaaattattggcacccttcatggaaaatatatgtatatatataaaatgcataagTCATATATGGACTCAATTTGCACAGGCAATtgatatagttatatttaaacaCTTACAGACCTTTTTTATTCTTAGAATCACACATATGGACTTTCCTCATCAGGTTCAGACCACAGGTTCAAATCCGGTGACTGAGAAGGTCATTTAAAAGTAGTAATATCTGTGTTCTGTTATCCATTTACGTGCTTTGATTTTAATGGATGTTTGGGGTATATCTATAGCCAAGATTTAATCTCCTGACAGAGGCAATCAGGATTTGTGCTAAAATGTCTTGGTACTTAGTAGAAATCTGACGATGAATGACAAAGGGCTTGTACATGTGGAAAACCTATTTATAACCTAGGGCACAGGAAATagtcaaaaacaacaacaacaacaacagcaacattcCTAAGAACTGACAGCAAACAAAAATTCGTTTGCATtcctttaaaatattctttatatCCCAATAATTTGgcacacacagtataaaatattatttttaaaaactattattttaattagttcTAATGAGAacaatttttcttatttaattattttgtgtaatattaattttttatatttattttattatttcttttatataatttatattattggtcaattttatgaagggtgccaataattctggatgtCATGCTCCATGGGAATCATTACTTCATTGTTTTGCTTCACCAGCTGTTCTTAGACTTTCTCAGTTAAAAAACAGTTCGTGTCTCACCAGGTCACAGTAGGAATAGAGAGCTCTTTGCATATTAGTGATGGATAAATGGAGAAATTCAGTGAAACTTCTCCTTAAAATATGACCTGTTTCAGCACCTGTTACAACAAAACTCCATACGCATACACACCAAACCTCTTGCAGACATCCATGAGCTGCGCCCCCACCCAGGACAGAAAGAGGTGGCCTTGCGTTTCCGTGCTCTTCTGGACTCTGATCATCACCCTTCTGAGATTGCAGGTGAAAACACTGCAAAAGCTGTGAAACCTAACAAAAACTGTATAAAGCTAGCATAAACTGGTCATTGCTAGCTAactatatttcatatttacatttatagaaaGCCATAGGTTTTGCGACCGTGTCCAGGATGCCTACACCATGCGTTGCTGTCCCCAGGTAAGCTCCAACCCTTTTGGGTGAAGAGATTGTTTGAAACCTCTGTGATCATTTATGTGGTGTTCTCTCAGCCTGATCAATACCATCCTTATTTTTGCAGGTCCATGGCATCGTCAATGATACGATTGCTTTTGTGAGAAATAtcataaatacagaaattaaCAGTGCTACAGATAATCCTGTATCCTTTCCGCATATAAGATTTTCAAATCACAGTGATCTGCactattaactttttttaacttCACCTCTAAAACTGGCAACTGTTTAACCCTGACCAATAAACTAGATGGTCTTTGCAGAAAGGGGAGAGACCATTTCAGGTGGAAACTTCCATGGAGAATATCCAGCAAAGGTATACTATATTCCTATATATTACATGTTTAAGGTCTGTGAATATGCAAAATCAGTAAATAGctgttttgtctctctctgtcccatGTTCCTTTCTTCTAGGCACTCGATTATTTGTCCATAGGAGTTCATGAATTGGCGTCCATCAGCGAGAGGCGTATCGAGCGTCTGTGCAACCCATCTCTCAGTGAGCTACCTGCTTTCCTGGTTAATGAAGGGGGGCTGAACTCAGGCTTTATGATTGCACACTGCACTGCAGCAGCTCTCGGTCAGTCATCCACACCCCTcctcacacatatacatgtcaCACCATGAGCCCGATCAATCAAACAGATGACTTCTCTACTATATAACAGTGTTCAGTTAGGCTCAATCAAGGAATCAAATGATCAAGCCAGACAAGGTGTTTGAGCAGTCAGCAAAAGTTTGTTATTACTATCACATGATTACATGCTGAAGGCCCTTCTTTCCTTGCAGTTTCTGAAAATAAGGTGCTGTGCCACCCGTCCTCAGTGGACTCACTATCCACCAGTGCGGCCACTGAAGATCATGTGTCCATGGGAGGATGGGCTGCCAGGAAGGCTCTAAGAGTGATCGAACATGTGGAGCAAGGTATAAACAGAAATGGAGACTTCTTATATACAAAGGCATAGGCAcaagatggtctaccagcttAACCATGTGTTTTGCTGGTCCAaagtggatttttcagcagAGATGTTAAGTTTAAGAGTGTATGTTTCTGACTACTCCTGTGCTGGGTGTGTTTCCTCAGTGCTGGCTATTGAAATGCTAGCGGCTTGTCAGGGTATTGAGTTTCTCCGCCCACTCCATACCACAACGCCTTTGGAGAAGGTGTATGACCTTGTTCGGTCTGTGGTCAAGTAAGTTAAGCTGCACTATCTAAAACACACCACCCTTAGAAATAACAAAGTAGGTCATTatgtaattttactcattttccatcttctctctccatctctgtctcttttactctttttctTATGCACAGGCCCTGGATAAAAGACAGGTTTATGGCTGCAGACATTGAGACTGCCCATCGTCTTCTCATAGAACAGAAGGTAAATCTCATTCTATGCTGTTACTGAGTCtcattgttctttatttttcttttataggACTATAACTTAGGATCTTTTTCTATGTACAACAAAAGCATGTGTATAAGCTAGGTTAACATGATTTACCACAATATAACACACTGAAATAACTCTTTTACATGGATCCTGGATGCTATTGATATTTATAACCATTCACTCTAATGAAAATAGCAGgtctcacactgcaaaaaatgacaccttagcaagtgaaaataccTTGAATATAGTAATATTTCTGTAGTAGTTCCTATTATAAGACTTGagaaattttcttattctattggcagaatTTTGCTTCTtaaacttaaaataaacaaaattatctTTGCTATAtgagactatttcaagcttgaaatgataaaaaatatctagaaataggtttactaatcttataataggaaacaATACGTACATTTACTATATTTGAGATACTTTCACTTGCTTTTTTACACCTGATATTTTTGCAGTGCAGAAATTTGTTTCATATTAGAAAAACATTTGTGTTCTGACATTTGTtggttttgtcattttcttgGTCCAGGTGTGGAACGTTGCTAAGCCATACATCGAGAAGTACTGTACAGAGCACTTCCC
Proteins encoded:
- the hal gene encoding histidine ammonia-lyase; this translates as MPRFTVHVRDEWLTVPCKDTSCSIQWLGVEALKRYVKNKPDNGGFTHVKDVCFVARRCQGQGLLDADDTIEDVLEDNDFVELEIKGDTMSSDFIPSQPGMSYLTRAYREPEEYLFLDGNSLNSTDLVNLGRGHYKIKLTPEAERKVEQSRELLDTIVKEKKVVYGITTGFGKFARTVIPISKLKELQENLIRSHSAGVGSPLSPERTRMLLALRINVLAKGHSGISLETLHSMIQAFNASCLSFVPEKGTVGASGDLAPLSHLALGLMGEGKMWSPKSGWADAKYVLEAHGLKPISLKPKEGLALINGTQMITSMGAEAVERAESIARQADIIAALTLEVLKGTTKAFDSDIHELRPHPGQKEVALRFRALLDSDHHPSEIAESHRFCDRVQDAYTMRCCPQVHGIVNDTIAFVRNIINTEINSATDNPMVFAERGETISGGNFHGEYPAKALDYLSIGVHELASISERRIERLCNPSLSELPAFLVNEGGLNSGFMIAHCTAAALVSENKVLCHPSSVDSLSTSAATEDHVSMGGWAARKALRVIEHVEQVLAIEMLAACQGIEFLRPLHTTTPLEKVYDLVRSVVKPWIKDRFMAADIETAHRLLIEQKVWNVAKPYIEKYCTEHFPESRPSSPTAFSLESPPSPQKRVRLE
- the ucmab gene encoding unique cartilage matrix-associated protein, encoding MSWMRHALLTCLALLFVLTLFYEVDTASAPDGKVRKKAAGLQGGLRRIFMEERDATSFFKRRGRRAVKSQDELNVEQRQRLAADERKREYHEEQRNEFENYAEEEHNEQDERTQESTEQWREFHHDGLDPSYEYNRHTV